A stretch of Triticum aestivum cultivar Chinese Spring chromosome 1D, IWGSC CS RefSeq v2.1, whole genome shotgun sequence DNA encodes these proteins:
- the LOC123182939 gene encoding uncharacterized protein C227.17c, which produces MEPKEKPETTSATSPPPPRLDCIKCFDALWFCYTPLHQLQTYYRHGDFDTCFGKWGDLVDCLSLKTKRRAEVEEILIAREKAKPHIWTFRTAEEAQANWWQMYKHKVVMSSPPKTAGSAAPPPGSSGVLS; this is translated from the coding sequence ATGGAGCCCAAAGAGAAGCCCGAAACGACCAGCGCTACCAGCCCACCTCCGCCGCGGCTGGACTGCATAAAGTGCTTCGATGCGCTATGGTTCTGCTATACCCCTCTCCACCAGCTGCAGACCTACTACCGCCACGGGGATTTTGACACCTGCTTCGGCAAGTGGGGCGATCTCGTTGACTGTCTCTCGCTCAAGACGAAGCGGAGGGCGGAGGTAGAGGAGATCCTCATCGCGCGGGAGAAGGCCAAGCCGCACATCTGGACCTTCCGGACTGCCGAAGAGGCGCAGGCGAACTGGTGGCAGATGTACAAGCACAAGGTGGTGATGTCGTCGCCACCCAAGACTGCAGGTTCTGCTGCGCCTCCTCCTGgatcatccggtgttctttcctga
- the LOC123182941 gene encoding 1,2-dihydroxy-3-keto-5-methylthiopentene dioxygenase 4, with product MALQVWMVGENGEDLKNHRELLPLSKLQEIGVLYWHLDPKKSESEEELAKIRKDRGYNYMDYLDICPGKLANFEEKLKNFFTEHMHADEEIRYCLEGGGYFDVRDKDDKWVRIWIKEGDMIVLPAGIYHRFTLDAANHVKLMRLFLGEPVWTAHNRPQEDHPVRQEYVKRLTDDNAGLALAAH from the exons ATGGCTCTTCAG GTGTGGATGGTTGGGGAGAACGGCGAGGACCTCAAGAACCACAGGGAGCTCCTGCCTCTCTCCAAGCTCCAAG AGATTGGTGTGTTATATTGGCATTTGGACCCAAAGAAGTCTGAAAGCGAAGAAGAGCTAGCGAAGATCCGCAAGGACAGAGGATACAACTACATG GATTATCTCGATATATGCCCTGGAAAGTTGGCAAACTTTGAGGAGAAGCTCAAGAACTTCTTCACAGAGCACATGCATGCCGACGAAGAGATCCGCTACTGCTTGGAAGGCGGCGGGTACTTTGATGTGCGCGACAAGGATGACAAGTGGGTTCGGATCTGGATAAAAGAAGGGGATATGATCGTGCTGCCGGCTGGAATTTATCATCGGTTCACCCTCGACGCCGCCAACCATGTGAAG CTCATGAGGCTCTTCCTGGGAGAACCAGTGTGGACCGCGCACAACCGGCCTCAGGAGGACCATCCGGTGCGGCAAGAGTATGTCAAGAGGCTCACGGACGACAATGCTGGTCTTGCTCTGGCAGCACACTGA